The following are from one region of the Halanaerobiales bacterium genome:
- a CDS encoding SiaB family protein kinase, producing the protein MMDEMNILNLRNKLNKYGVIMSFTGPFSQGIIEEIGSALRSYLESKTDSKGEIFKVFSVFIEQTQNMKNYAYQLPDEKIQEEILLSGILNIGLRNDKYFVSSGNLVKKEDVKSLKNKLKKIKSYDKKELAKVYRKKLRDDDIDEENGAGLGLIEMARKASEKIKFEFEEVDENYEFFTLTIKI; encoded by the coding sequence ATGATGGATGAAATGAATATTTTAAATTTAAGAAATAAGTTAAATAAATATGGAGTAATAATGAGTTTTACCGGTCCTTTTTCACAGGGCATTATTGAAGAAATTGGCTCAGCTTTAAGGAGTTATTTAGAAAGTAAAACTGATTCAAAAGGAGAAATTTTTAAAGTTTTTTCTGTTTTTATAGAACAGACTCAAAATATGAAAAATTATGCCTATCAATTGCCTGATGAAAAAATACAGGAGGAGATTTTATTATCAGGAATTTTGAATATAGGTTTAAGAAATGATAAATATTTTGTTAGTTCAGGAAATTTAGTGAAAAAAGAAGACGTTAAATCTTTAAAAAATAAATTAAAGAAAATAAAATCATATGATAAAAAAGAACTGGCAAAGGTTTATCGCAAAAAATTAAGAGATGATGATATAGATGAAGAAAATGGAGCAGGACTGGGTTTGATAGAAATGGCTCGAAAGGCCAGTGAAAAAATAAAATTTGAATTTGAAGAAGTTGATGAAAATTATGAATTTTTTACTTTAACAATAAAAATATAG
- a CDS encoding GGDEF domain-containing protein — protein sequence MILNKENDEDIFRKEKEVIKNAEKFVENYDGSNKEIYNRYKNLLKNYKDLLNQIEYIIKISDNYQLDLIKAKDKLQKEIEERKKAEKELKEISTRDQLTGLYNRREFEKIIKKEWRNSIRKATPISIIMIDIDNFKEFNDNYGHLAGDNCLQKVSKIMQNTLKRPRDFVSRYGGEEFVAILPDTDQEGASHVAESIRKNIEKAKIPHKISLVSDFVTVSLGVATTNQADLLVYEELLDEADSALYKAKENGKNRYVSVEI from the coding sequence TTGATTTTAAATAAAGAAAATGATGAAGATATTTTCAGAAAGGAAAAAGAAGTAATAAAAAATGCAGAAAAATTTGTAGAAAATTATGATGGTTCTAATAAAGAAATATATAATAGATACAAAAATTTACTTAAAAACTATAAAGATTTATTAAATCAAATTGAATATATTATTAAGATAAGTGATAATTACCAATTAGATTTAATTAAAGCTAAAGATAAATTACAAAAAGAAATTGAAGAAAGAAAAAAAGCGGAAAAAGAATTAAAAGAAATTTCAACTAGAGACCAGCTGACAGGATTATATAATAGAAGAGAATTTGAAAAAATTATCAAAAAGGAATGGCGAAACTCAATTCGGAAAGCTACACCTATATCAATCATAATGATTGATATAGATAATTTTAAGGAATTTAATGATAATTATGGGCATTTAGCAGGTGATAATTGTCTGCAAAAGGTGAGTAAAATTATGCAAAACACTTTAAAAAGGCCAAGAGATTTTGTATCGCGTTATGGGGGAGAAGAATTTGTAGCTATTCTGCCTGATACTGATCAAGAAGGAGCTTCTCATGTAGCTGAATCTATAAGAAAAAACATTGAAAAAGCAAAAATTCCTCATAAAATTTCTTTAGTTTCAGATTTTGTGACTGTCAGTTTGGGGGTTGCTACGACCAATCAGGCTGATTTGCTTGTTTATGAAGAATTATTAGATGAAGCCGATAGTGCTTTATATAAGGCGAAGGAAAATGGAAAAAACAGATATGTTTCTGTTGAAATTTAA